In Sporocytophaga myxococcoides, the DNA window TTCCAAAAATGGAATAAGCTGGGATAAGATTCAACCTCAGATTATGACAATGATGGAAGATTGTAAGTTTAAATTGTCTATCGACAAAAATAGAATTTACACTTCAGGGTTTTCGGGTGGAGCAAGAGTAGCCAGTGGAATGGCTATTTCAGGAGATGAAATCAAAGGAGTCATCGGATGTGGAGGTGGGTTCCCTGGAAAATCCAATAATATAGGTTATCCATTTGATTATTATGGAATAGTAGGGGAAGAGGATTTTAATCTGGGCGAAATGAGACAATTGGATATGTCTATGAATAATTCCGGAATGACTCATTATATGAGTGAGGTAAAAGGTGGCCATCACTGGCCGGAAGCTGGAGATATGCTATATGCTTTTTTATGGCTAAAAATGAATGCGATGAGGAAAAATGTAATTCCGAAAAATCAATTACTCATTGATTCATTAGCAGATGCGGGAATTTCTGAAATTAACCGGAAGAAGAAAAAGAATGAGCATTACGAGGCTTTATTGGCTTGTAAGAAATGGATAAGTTTCCTGAAAGACCTTAAGTCGGTTGAAGCTTTTAAATCAGAGGGAAATTCTTTGTTTCAATCAGAATCTGTTAAAGCCACATTGGCTGAGATCACCATAATAGAAGAGAAAGAGATGGAGTTGACAAGAAAGTTCTGGTTGGCCTTTGAAAAAGAAGGTATGCAATGGTGGAAAGCCAACTATTCTAAGATTATTACTATGGTACAGAATAACTCGCTTCCAAAAGAAGAGAGAATTATGTACAAGAGAATAAAAGGATTTTTGGGACTTGCGGCTTTCAGCTTTTCCAACTCTGCTATTCAGCAGACTGATTACCCAAAAGCATTGAAGTTTTTACAAATTTACGAACTCGTTGAACCTGAAAACTCTGAACATGCCTATCTTCAAGCTAAAGTATATGCTGCAAAAGGTAATTGGAAGCTGGCTCATTCGAGTTTGAAAAAAGCAATAAGCCTTGGTTTTACAGATGCTTTAAGGGTAGAAGTAGATAAGATTTTTAAAGATGCTCCGGATCAACAGGAGTATAAGTTATTACTTTCCCGCATCAAGTAAAAAGTTTAAAGCTTAAAGTAAAAAGTTGACACTTCCTATAAATTTAGAAGCAGTAAAACGAAGATTTTAATTGTTCTGTTTACTGCTTCTGTCCACTGTTACTGTTCACTGTTCACTGTTTCTAATATTATGCTCCTACCTTTTCTCTGAGGTTTTCAATAAGGCCTTTCCACATATTTTGAAGGTCATTGCTATCAGTGTCTGAATAATCAACGACTTTAAGAAAAGAGGTCTGTGTTATTTCATTTTCCTGAAGAGAGAATTCCAGATAGGAATTATTTTTCTGTGTTTCTGTTTCTTCAGGAGCAAATTCAAATTTTACATATTGGTTGTTTTTCTGGGCTACTTTTTTCGCTTTCTGTAACCTGCCATCCCAGATAAAGTCATAGCGTTTTTCATCTTCAGAAATCACTTTATCAGCAAACCAGGTTTTTAAGCCTAGGGCAGTGCTCAGATAAGGGAAGATCATTTTTGAGGAGGCATTGATTTCAAACTCCGCCGTGTATTTGAATTTGTTTTCCATAATAAAAAGATTCTCAAGGGTTATTGCCCATAATTTGGAGCAAGATAAAAAAGATTTGGTAAAAACTTGCTTTTTGACAAAGGAGTTTGTTACATTTGCACTCCGATTTTGAAACGGCGAGGTAGCTCAGGTGGTTAGAGCGTTGGATTCATAACCCAAAGGTCGGGGGTTCAACTCCCCCCCTCGCTACATAAACTGCAAGAGTAGAGAGCAAGAGAACTTTTAATAAAGAGTCTCTTGCTCTTGCTTATTTTTTTATCCTATAAAAGGAAATTTAATGTTCCCAATCAAAATTATCTCATCACTTAACATTTATATAAGGAGTCAATCAGCACCAACCATTACTTATTGAGTTAAGATGAGCGGAATTTAATTGCAGCAGGACATCTTTATAACGGACAATAATTCTACCTTCCGGAAGCCTAATTTTGAAAAAATATATGATAAAATATATGATAAAATATATGATAAAATATATGATAAAATATACCCTTTTACGGTATTGATATTGGGTTCTTGTTATCAGACCTTTGTTTTGTCTTTCAACCAGTTATTGTACAAGTCTCCATTTTTTTAAAGGTTTAGTTGAACAAAACACAAAGGCTTCTTTTGTAAGAGAAGCCTTAACTTTTTGATGCAAAATGAAATGATTATCTTCTTAAAGTTTCTTTATAACTACTCACCTTACTAACTAGAATCATTTATAATATCAATACTGAGTCATACTTC includes these proteins:
- a CDS encoding START-like domain-containing protein, whose product is MENKFKYTAEFEINASSKMIFPYLSTALGLKTWFADKVISEDEKRYDFIWDGRLQKAKKVAQKNNQYVKFEFAPEETETQKNNSYLEFSLQENEITQTSFLKVVDYSDTDSNDLQNMWKGLIENLREKVGA